One segment of Brassica napus cultivar Da-Ae chromosome C3, Da-Ae, whole genome shotgun sequence DNA contains the following:
- the LOC106403596 gene encoding PH, RCC1 and FYVE domains-containing protein 1-like isoform X2, with protein MESAGSDGLGPVSPYYEADYNSRRSDCDQTGSELSIYVSPSHTVTQPTARSNVLKDVMIWGATRGLIEGSKNQNDALSPQLLESATMFDVQSISLGAKHAALVTRQGEVFCWGNGNSGKLGLKVNLDIDHPKRVESLKGVAVGSVACSDNQTCAVTESGELYLWGIDGGTIGESGRQFLTRKIADVFGRSLRVYSVACGAWHTAIVTFSGQLYTYGSGTFGVLGHGSLESVTKPKEVESLKRMKVVSVSCGPWHTAAIVETSTIDRKYHKAKSCGKLFTWGDGDKGRLGHVDSKRKLVPTCVSELIDQDFVKVSCGWTLTVALSNRGTVYTMGSSIHGQLGCPRAKDKSINTVLGNLTRQFVKEIACGSHHVAVLTSFGNVYTWGKGANGQLGLGDVRDRNSPVLVESLGDRLVETIACGLSLTAAICLHKDISLTDQSTCSSCKSAFGFTRKKHNCYNCGLLFCNACSSKKAVKASLAPNKGKLSRVCDSCFNHLWRITEFSNKVKMDNRTPRMQLVTNARRVSDNSTETESENQIQNIPQANRSSDGQPRWGQVSAPSLFLFDKMSLSLTSPENISVSSRRRPSSTKISTSSETNKIFIDEIERLKAEVRNLQKQCELGNEKIEECQREFEKTSEVAKEEAEKAKVAKEIIKAMASRLQTNKEKPNNPKTGIACNPSKVSPIFDDSVSVPYLTPITTTCSQSKDKQIVEKCSSRESNIRLLVDASPAITRTGHMKNGTQESTAEQVEQYEPGVYITFTALPCGQKTLKRVRFSRKRFSEKEAQRWWEEKQVLVYNKYDAEA; from the exons ATGGAATCAGCTGGTTCAGATGGGCTCGGCCCAGTTTCTCCTTACTACGAAGCAGATTATAATTCCAGGAGGTCGGACTGTGACCAGACAGGTTCAGAGCTTAGCATTTATGTTTCTCCCTCTCACACTGTAACTCAGCCAACTGCAAGATCCAATGTCCTCAAGGACGTAATGATATGGGGAGCTACAAGGGGTCTTATCGAGGGATCAAAGAATCAGAACGATGCTTTATCTCCTCAGCTTTTAGAGTCGGCCACCATGTTTGATGTACAAAGCATTTCTCTTGGTGCAAAACACGCTGCGCTGGTTACGAGACAAGGTGAAGTGTTTTGTTGGGGCAATGGAAACAGTGGTAAGCTTGGACTTAAAGTTAACCTTGACATCGACCATCCGAAACGCGTTGAATCACTCAAAGGTGTTGCGGTTGGATCAGTGGCTTGCAGCGATAACCAAACATGTGCTGTTACCGAATCCGGAGAGCTGTATCTGTGGGGAATAGACGGTGGAACTATTGGAGAATCAGGAAGACAATTCTTAACTCGGAAAATAGCTGATGTCTTTGGTAGATCTTTGAGGGTTTACAGTGTCGCTTGCGGCGCGTGGCACACAGCGATTGTGACATTTTCTGGTCAGCTTTACACTTACGGTAGTGGAACCTTTGGAGTTCTTGGACATGGGAGCCTTGAGAGTGTTACAAAGCCAAAAGAAGTGGAGTCTTTGAAGCGAATGAAGGTAGTATCTGTTTCTTGTGGACCGTGGCACACGGCTGCAATAGTGGAAACATCCACCATCGACAGGAAATATCACAAAGCCAAGAGTTGTGGAAAGCTGTTTACTTGGGGAGATGGAGATAAAGGAAGGTTAGGTCACGTGGACAGCAAGAGAAAGCTCGTGCCGACTTGTGTTTCGGAGTTGATTGATCAAGATTTCGTTAAAGTCTCATGCGGATGGACTTTAACTGTTGCACTCAGCAACAGAGGAACAGTTTATACGATGGGAAGCTCAATTCATGGCCAGTTGGGATGTCCAAGAGCCAAGGATAAGTCGATAAATACTGTTTTAGGCAATCTAACAAGACAATTCGTCAAGGAGATTGCTTGTGGTTCACATCATGTAGCTGTGTTGACTTCTTTTGGTAATGTTTATACTTGGGGAAAAGGCGCCAACGGACAACTTGGGTTAGGCGATGTTAGAGATAGAAACTCGCCGGTTCTTGTTGAGTCTTTAGGAGACAGGTTGGTGGAAACTATAGCTTGTGGGTTGAGTTTAACGGCTGCGATTTGCTTACACAAAGACATCTCTTTGACTGATCAAAGCACTTGCAGTTCTTGCAAGTCAGCTTTTGGATTCACAAGGAAGAAACATAACTGTTACAACTGTGGTCTCTTGTTCTGCAATGCATGTAGTAGCAAGAAAGCAGTTAAAGCTTCCTTGGCACCAAACAAGGGCAAACTTTCTCGAGTCTGCGATTCTTGCTTCAATCATCTATGGAGAATAACAGAGTTTTCAAACAAGGTTAAGATGGACAATCGAACTCCAAGGATGCAGTTGGTTACTAATGCACGCAGGGTATCTGACAACTCGACAGAAACTGAATCAGAGAATCAGATTCAGAATATTCCACAAGCTAATCGTTCTTCAGATGGACAGCCTCGATGGGGACAAGTCTCTGCtccttctctgtttctttttgaCAAAATGTCACTATCTTTGACAAGTCCTGAGAATATATCAGTCTCATCCAGAAGACGACCATCTTCTACAAAGATCTCGACCTCGTCTGAGACGAACAAGATCTTTATCGACGAAATCGAAAGGCTAAAGGCCGAG GTAAGAAATCTCCAGAAGCAGTGTGAACTTGGTAACGAGAAGATTGAAGAATGTCAAAGAGAGTTTGAGAAGACATCAGAAGTTGCTAAAGAAGAAGCTGAGAAGGCTAAAGTTGCTAAAGAGATAATAAAAGCTATGGCCTCAAGG CTTCAGACGAACAAGGAGAAACCGAACAATCCTAAGACTGGCATTGCATGCAATCCGTCTAAAGTCTCGCCCATCTTTGATGATTCAGTGTCCGTTCCATATCTCACACCAATTACCACGACTTGTTCACAATCCAAAGACAAACAAATTGTAGAAAAATGTTCAAGCCGTGAAAGCAACATTAGGCTATTGGTAGATGCATCGCCAGCCATCACAAGAACAGGGCATATGAAAAATGGAACACAAGAATCGACAGCAGAACAAGTAGAGCAATATGAGCCCGGTGTATATATAACTTTCACGGCCTTGCCTTGCGGTCAGAAGACGCTTAAACGCGTACGATTTAG TCGAAAGAGGTTTTCAGAGAAGGAAGCACAAAGATGGTGGGAGGAGAAGCAAGTTTTGGTCTATAACAAGTATGATGCTGAAGCATGA
- the LOC106403597 gene encoding uncharacterized protein LOC106403597, with protein sequence MDNFDTPEQIAASLQQMQQQTIAAQQLAAQQLAAQQLAAQHTAQHQPLAPIGERNLPHNIPATRSAIAPPPCQRADFEIKPGMINLVQRKMFHGLSAEIPMEHTEAFEEICSFTRANGVPPDFIKCMLFPFSLADKASRWLKSLPTGSLTTLEQPANKPFNEAWERFNDTLRECPHHGFDDDHVLGIFYDGVDWEFRNALNAASNGDFMTQTTEGAHALIENMAASSSNKNEETGRSKKVNSMDTRKIDDLAAKVDLEPGTADATEETKTSEENQQEVSYINGQGWQFKNYHPNPNVRNNPHMFSYKTNPDNPNQAQNHFQNKQNNPHAAPATASGPPDELKGMMQQLLQGQQIQRKALKQVTTEINTQMDNMFMELNSKYDVVASHIRQMDVQIVQTAETIKRQQGTLPGKKDKNPKECNAVDLRSGRHLPDHVSKKLTAQEKEKHKEGEQPPLEDVHDDEQELEQPTVIEPVALTTQDQPVPTRVYTPKVPYPVPAKKLRKNCEEMKCKKMLDELNVKLSLMDVIQMIPSTRSLVKELISGKTPVDSDIMMVSKECSAVFQNRTVRKLEDPGKFVLSVQIEKTIFACSLCDLSSSVNLMPYSNAKRMGLTNFKPIRISLVFADRSVKLPVGVLEDLQVQIGNTTVPADFVVLEVEDEPKDPLILGRHFLCTAGAIIDVRNGRIDLQLGDIVMKFEMDELLKRPMLDGQNFTIDDENAALTPQQGMIEEILADDSLEVALIRAESEQDT encoded by the exons ATGGACAATTTCGACACTCCAGAACAAATCGCTGCTTCTCTGCAACAGATGCAGCAGCAGACTATTGCAGCACAGCAGCTTGCAGCACAGCAGCTTGCAGCACAGCAGCTGGCTGCTCAGCATACTGCACAGCATCAACCACTTGCCCCAATCGGTGAGAGGAATTTACCGCATAACATCCCTGCTACGCGCTCTGCTATTGCTCCACCGCCATGTCAAAGGGCGGATTTTGAGATCAAACCAGGCATGATTAATCTAGTGCAGAGGAAGATGTTCCATGGACTGTCAGCTGAGATACCAATGGAACACACCGAAGCTTTCGAAGAGATTTGCAGCTTCACTCGTGCAAACGGCGTTCCACCCGACTTCATCAAATGCATGCTATTTCCATTCTCTCTAGCGGATAAGGCTTCACGATGGCTTAAGTCGTTACCTACAGGTTCCCTAACTACTTTGGAGCAG CCCGCTAACAAACCATTTAATGAAGCGTGGGAACGGTTTAATGATACCCTCAGAGAGTGTCCTCATCACGGATTTGACGATGACCATGTCCTAGGAATCTTCTACGATGGTGTGGATTGGGAGTTCCGCAATGCTCTAAACGCAgcgagcaatggagacttcatgaccCAAACCACTGAAGGTGCTCACGCGCTAATAGAGAACATGGCAGCTAGCTCATCCAACAAAAACGAGGAAACTGGCCGGTCCAAGAAGGTGAATAGCATGGACACTAGGAAAATCGATGACCTCGCCGCAAAGGTTGATCTGGAACCAGGTACTGCTGATGCTACAGAAGAGACCAAGACATCAGAAGAAAATCAGCAAGAGGTCAGTTACATCAACGGTCAGGGTTGGCAGTTCAAGAATTACCATCCAAACCCTAATGTGAGAAACAACCCGCATATGTTCTCATACAAGACCAATCCAGACAACCCCAACCAAGCTCAGAATCATTTTCAGAACAAGCAGAACAATCCGCATGCTGCTCCAGCAACTGCGAGCGGTCCGCCAGATGAACTGAAGGGAATGATGCAACAACTTTTGCAGGGTCAGCAGATTCAAAGAAAAGCTCTGAAGCAGGTTACAACCGAGATCAACACTCAGATGGACAACATGTTCATGGAATTAAATTCCAAATATGATGTTGTAGCAAGCCACATAAGGCAGATGGATGTTCAGATTGTTCAAACTGCTGAAACAATAAAAAGGCAACAGGGAACACTCCCAGGGAAAAAAGACAAGAATCCCAAGGAGTGTAACGCAGTCGACCTGAGAAGTGGAAGACATCTCCCAGATCATGTCTCCAAGAAGCTCACTGCTCAAGAGAAGGAAAAACATAAAGAGGGAGAACAACCTCCACTTGAGGATGTCCACGACGACGAACAAGAACTGGAACAGCCAACTGTCATAGAACCTGTAGCTCTCACGACGCAAGATCAGCCTGTTCCTACTCGTGTCTACACTCCAAAAGTTCCCTACCCAGTCCCTGCTAAGAAATTACGCAAAAATTGCGAAGAGATGAAGTGCAAGAAGATGCTAGACGAGTTGAATGTTAAGTTATCTCTCATGGACGTAATTCAGATGATTCCTTCAACGCGCAGTCTTGTGAAGGAGCTGATCTCTGGGAAGACCCCTGTAGACAGCGACATCATGATGGTCTCGAAAGAATGCAGCGCAGTCTTTCAAAACAGAACAGTCAGAAAATTGGAAGATCCTGGAAAATTTGTCCTCTCGGTTCAGATTGAAAAAACAATCTTCGCTTGTTCTTTATGTGATCTAAGTTCCAGTGTGAATCTCATGCCCTACTCAAATGCAAAACGCATGGGACTAACCAATTTTAAGCCAATCAGAATTTCATTGGTGTTCGCAGACAGATCAGTCAAGTTGCCAGTAGGTGTTCTCGAAGACCTGCAAGTTCAAATTGGTAACACCACTGTTCCAGCGGATTTCGTGGTTCTGGAGGTCGAAGATGAACCGAAAGACCCTCTCATTCTAGGCCGACATTTCCTATGCACAGCTGGTGCAATCATTGATGTGCGCAATGGGAGAATCGATCTCCAACTAGGAGATATTGTGATGAAGTTTGAGATGGACGAACTGCTCAAACGACCTATGCTAGATGGTCAAAACTTCACGATTGACGACGAGAACGCCGCCTTGACCCCTCAACAAGGGATGATTGAAGAAATCCTAGCGGATGATTCTTTGGAAGTAGCTCTAATAAGAGCAGAGTCTGAGCAGGACACGTGA